The Achromobacter deleyi region TCAAGCTGGACCGCAGCGGCCAGGCCGTGATGATCGCGCTGCCTGAAAGGAATACCCCGAACATGGAAGACGACAAGACCCTGCGCGAGACCTCGTGCGACCCGAAGTTCCGCCGCGCGCTGGTGACCGACGGCAAATCGGCCGTCGGCCAGGCCGTCGCGCGCGCACTGCTGGACGCCGGCTGCCCCACGGTGTTCCTGGGCGACCCGCAGGCCTGGAAGCGCGATGCCGCCTTCGAGGCGCTGGCCGCGGACCCGCGCGTGCAAGCCGTGACGCTGGACGTGACAGACACCGATTCCGTCGAACGCGTGGCCGCCTCCATCGGCGGCAAGGTCGAGATCCTGGTGAACACCGCCGACCTCGAACGCGAAGGCGGACTGTTGAACCGCAAGGATGTGAACACGGCGCGCGACGCCATGGACGTGAACGTCCTGGGCCTGATGCGGCTGGCGCAGTGCTTCGGCCCTGCGCTGTGCGGGCGCGCCGCCGACGGCGTCAACAGCGCCACGGCCTGGGTCAACGTGCTGTCCATCTACGCGCACATGAACCTGCCGTCGCGCGGCATGTGGTCCGCTTCCAAGGCCGCCGCGCTGTCGCTGGCGCAATGCCTGCGCGCCGAAATGCGCGCTGCGGGCGTGCGGGTGGTGAACGTCTTTCCCGGCCCCGTCGACCATGAATGGGAACAGCGCACTCCGCCGCCGCGGGTGGCGCCGGCGGCGATTGCCGCCGCCATCGTGCGCGCGCTGAAGGACGGCATCGAAGACGTATACGTGGGCGACGTGGCGCAGGAGTTCCGCGCCCGGCTGGCCGAGAACCCCAAGGGCCTGGAGCGGGAGCTGGGCGCCTAGCCTCGCGCCGCCCGCCCCGACGAACCAACAGGAGAGAGCACCGTGAGTCAAAACATTCTTGCCCAATTCATGGCCGAACTGGTTTCCGGACGCATTCGCCTGGTGGACCTGACCGAAACCCTGACGCCGGAATTTCCCACCATCGTGCTGCCGCCGGAGTTCGGCCAGGCATGGCCGTTCCGCATCGAGGAGATTTCGCGCTACGACGAGCGCGGCCCGGCCTGGTACTGGAACAACTTCTCGTGCTCCGAGCACACGGGCACGCACTTCGATGCGCCGGCCCATTGGGTCACGGGCAAGGACCAGCCCGACAATACTGTCGACACGATTCCTGTCGACGCTTTCATCGCCAGCGCCTGCGTGATCGACTGTTCCGCCGAATCCGATGGCAACCCGGACTTTCTCCTGACCATAGACTTCGTGAAGAAGTGGGAGGAACGGCACGGCCGCATCCCCGCGAGGTCCTGGGTGCTGATGCGCACCGACTGGTCCAAGCGCGCCAAGCCCGCCGAGTACCTGAACATGCGGGAAGACGGCGCGCACTCGCCCGGCCCCGACGCCGAGGTCGTGCCCTGGCTGATCAAGGAACGCGACGTGCACGGCTTCGGCACCGAGTCGGTGGGCACCGACGCCGGCCAGGCCCAGCATCTGGATCCGCCCTACCCCTGCCACTACTACATGCATGGCAACAACCGCTACGGTCTGCAATGCCTGACCAATCTGGACCAGCTGCCGGCCACGGGTGCGGTGATCTTTTCGGCGCCGCTGAAGATCCGCAGCGGCTCGGGCAGCCCTTTGCGCGTGCTGGCGCTGGCGCCCAAGGACTGATCCGGCGCGGCCGATACCAAGAAAACAGGGGAAACCATGACACAGAACAATGTTGCCATCGTCACCGGCGGCAGCGCCGGAATCGGCGCGGAGATCTGCCGCAGCATGCTGGACGC contains the following coding sequences:
- a CDS encoding SDR family NAD(P)-dependent oxidoreductase, encoding MTEPLAKPPRKNPVARTRQPTLPPGSRSRAALGLTAAAAEGRFDLQTCADCGAVQYPPREVCGHCLSEHLPWRPADPNGALLVSTVLHHSNDLYFRERLPWRVGTVRMDAGPSVVAHVHQDCVDGGRVRLALKLDRSGQAVMIALPERNTPNMEDDKTLRETSCDPKFRRALVTDGKSAVGQAVARALLDAGCPTVFLGDPQAWKRDAAFEALAADPRVQAVTLDVTDTDSVERVAASIGGKVEILVNTADLEREGGLLNRKDVNTARDAMDVNVLGLMRLAQCFGPALCGRAADGVNSATAWVNVLSIYAHMNLPSRGMWSASKAAALSLAQCLRAEMRAAGVRVVNVFPGPVDHEWEQRTPPPRVAPAAIAAAIVRALKDGIEDVYVGDVAQEFRARLAENPKGLERELGA
- a CDS encoding cyclase family protein — translated: MSQNILAQFMAELVSGRIRLVDLTETLTPEFPTIVLPPEFGQAWPFRIEEISRYDERGPAWYWNNFSCSEHTGTHFDAPAHWVTGKDQPDNTVDTIPVDAFIASACVIDCSAESDGNPDFLLTIDFVKKWEERHGRIPARSWVLMRTDWSKRAKPAEYLNMREDGAHSPGPDAEVVPWLIKERDVHGFGTESVGTDAGQAQHLDPPYPCHYYMHGNNRYGLQCLTNLDQLPATGAVIFSAPLKIRSGSGSPLRVLALAPKD